A genome region from Cohaesibacter gelatinilyticus includes the following:
- a CDS encoding TRAP transporter small permease, with the protein MIRRFSTFWAELELKCAALLAAGITLLILLNVITRTIGIALFWVDELAIYLMIWMTFFAASAAIHHKNSVAVTLLADALDYKQRRLLMRCVDVILFAMALGMIYFCWRWFLPLDLLQAGLDIEVFQGETFNFIYSEITNTLPIRKVWVWLIMWFFAFGLFLHSLNNLLHPADQHADQSGTS; encoded by the coding sequence ATGATCAGGCGATTTTCGACATTTTGGGCCGAGCTGGAACTCAAATGCGCTGCATTGCTGGCTGCTGGTATTACTCTTCTCATTCTATTGAATGTGATCACCCGCACCATTGGCATTGCCCTGTTCTGGGTGGATGAACTGGCAATCTATCTCATGATCTGGATGACCTTTTTTGCGGCATCTGCTGCTATTCATCACAAGAATTCAGTAGCGGTGACACTTCTGGCGGATGCCTTGGATTACAAGCAGCGCCGTCTATTGATGAGATGTGTTGATGTTATTCTGTTCGCCATGGCTCTGGGTATGATCTATTTCTGCTGGCGCTGGTTTCTGCCTTTGGATTTGCTCCAGGCAGGATTGGACATCGAAGTATTTCAGGGTGAAACCTTCAATTTCATCTATTCCGAGATCACCAATACTCTGCCGATCCGAAAGGTCTGGGTCTGGCTCATCATGTGGTTCTTTGCCTTTGGCCTGTTTCTGCACAGCCTGAACAATCTGCTACATCCTGCCGATCAACATGCTGACCAATCTGGAACATCCTGA
- a CDS encoding tripartite tricarboxylate transporter TctB family protein — protein sequence MSLHRASGIFFLIFAAAMYWVVIPAQTHVVYPDGSIPPAVLPTFYSLLIGAFASIVALQSDGETDFDMVQMAKVAAFFLLTTAGVWSMKRLGFEYVAPVMAGLLLRVVGERRPPWIILGAFVSPLLIWAFFEIALGRLLP from the coding sequence ATGTCGCTTCACCGTGCCTCTGGCATTTTTTTTCTGATATTTGCAGCTGCAATGTATTGGGTGGTTATTCCGGCACAAACCCATGTTGTTTATCCGGATGGATCTATTCCGCCCGCTGTTCTGCCGACATTCTATTCCCTTCTGATTGGAGCCTTTGCGTCGATTGTCGCTCTGCAATCAGATGGTGAGACCGACTTCGATATGGTGCAAATGGCAAAGGTAGCTGCCTTTTTCCTGCTCACCACAGCGGGTGTCTGGTCAATGAAGCGTCTTGGATTTGAATATGTGGCACCCGTCATGGCTGGACTGTTGCTTCGGGTCGTTGGAGAGCGTCGGCCTCCTTGGATCATCCTTGGCGCATTTGTCTCTCCGCTGCTCATCTGGGCATTTTTCGAAATCGCTCTTGGTCGTTTGCTTCCATAA
- a CDS encoding GntR family transcriptional regulator gives MDASNSSKSELAYQFLLKQIVEAKIPPNAPIRIQPLGKESGLGATPIREALRQLESEKFVIMENNRGFRAAPVTQTELADLEKCRLVVETALMVEAMKHGDDRWEGSILSAHHLLSKAPNPTEVTDFEALRTWSERHREFHKCILSAANSPWLKLFYDQISNHLDRHFFSMFTGSHRDKYLGDDGLLSKSRSFLGIEHHTLLMNAVIERDEAKAKALLIEHVGFTREFFDEVEGKND, from the coding sequence ATGGACGCTTCCAACAGCTCAAAATCGGAGCTGGCCTACCAGTTTTTGCTCAAACAAATTGTCGAAGCCAAGATCCCTCCAAACGCTCCAATACGCATCCAACCCCTTGGAAAAGAAAGCGGACTGGGTGCAACGCCAATTCGTGAAGCGCTTCGCCAGTTAGAGAGCGAGAAATTTGTGATTATGGAGAATAATCGTGGGTTTCGCGCCGCACCGGTCACTCAAACCGAGCTTGCAGATCTGGAAAAATGCCGCCTTGTGGTCGAAACAGCTCTTATGGTGGAGGCCATGAAACATGGCGATGACAGGTGGGAAGGGAGCATTCTGTCAGCCCATCATTTGCTGAGCAAAGCACCCAACCCCACAGAGGTGACGGACTTCGAAGCCCTGAGAACATGGAGCGAGCGTCACAGAGAGTTTCACAAATGCATCCTCAGTGCAGCTAACTCACCTTGGCTGAAGCTCTTTTATGATCAGATCTCGAACCATCTGGACCGTCATTTCTTCAGTATGTTCACCGGCAGCCATCGCGACAAATATCTCGGAGATGATGGTCTTTTGAGCAAGAGCCGCAGCTTTCTGGGCATCGAGCATCATACCCTGCTGATGAATGCGGTTATTGAACGTGACGAAGCCAAGGCAAAGGCATTGCTAATCGAGCATGTCGGCTTTACCCGTGAATTTTTCGACGAGGTCGAAGGCAAGAACGATTGA
- a CDS encoding aspartate dehydrogenase, which translates to MKLALIGYGTIANYVIEQLANSEHQVAAVIASPSFKAPDGDRLPQDLQFARAFADIEGTIDLFVDCAGHGGLMAHGEDILRAGHDLLTVSIGAFADQSVHDRLYQAANEGDSNIILASGAIGALDILRSARTGTLKSVCYKGRKPPKSWKGSPAENVLDLDGEFEGPQQHFRGTAREAALQYPKNANVAAAVALSGIGFDETMVELVADPSIERNIHEIEAEGAFGKCKFEIECNPMPSNPRTSALAAMSVIANITQYAERLKF; encoded by the coding sequence ATGAAACTTGCCCTTATCGGCTATGGCACCATTGCAAATTATGTAATTGAGCAACTGGCAAATTCAGAGCATCAGGTGGCCGCAGTCATCGCATCTCCATCGTTCAAGGCACCTGATGGCGATAGGCTCCCCCAAGATCTGCAATTTGCCAGAGCATTTGCCGATATCGAAGGCACAATCGATTTGTTTGTCGATTGCGCCGGACATGGAGGCTTGATGGCTCATGGCGAAGACATTTTAAGAGCTGGCCATGATCTGCTCACTGTTTCCATTGGTGCATTTGCAGATCAAAGCGTTCATGACAGGCTTTATCAGGCCGCCAACGAAGGCGATAGCAATATCATTCTTGCATCTGGGGCCATTGGCGCACTTGATATCCTGCGATCCGCACGAACCGGAACACTGAAATCTGTCTGCTATAAAGGCCGTAAACCACCCAAAAGTTGGAAAGGTTCCCCGGCTGAGAATGTTTTGGATTTGGACGGCGAGTTTGAAGGACCACAACAGCATTTCCGAGGCACAGCACGAGAAGCCGCTCTTCAATATCCAAAGAATGCCAACGTTGCAGCCGCTGTTGCACTCTCCGGTATCGGTTTTGACGAAACCATGGTGGAGCTGGTCGCCGACCCTTCCATTGAACGCAACATTCATGAGATTGAAGCCGAAGGCGCTTTTGGAAAATGCAAATTCGAAATCGAATGCAATCCTATGCCTTCCAATCCCCGCACCTCTGCTCTTGCAGCCATGAGTGTAATCGCTAACATAACCCAATATGCAGAACGGCTAAAATTCTAG
- a CDS encoding LysR substrate-binding domain-containing protein, producing the protein MVSRHTRIVEKVQTRLKFRQLRLLVAVGRHNNIQSAARDLNVSQPAATKMIQDMELDFEVQLFDRTNRGVIPTEFGKALIRHGQLILAQVANAAQELDDLNDGSSGRVVVGSLLAASPWILPKAIERLLAERPNVMIKVVEGTNDALMPALRTGEIDMVVGRLPVSRHRDGTAQQKLFDESIVAVVGSHHPLAETKDLSFEQLKDYGWILPPPETSLRRRVDGFFISQDVASPAVSLESVSYLANRALLQTQPLISLMPSHVPEQDVAQGNLAILDWEVPFGSGPVGVSYNAKARLSPAAQALLRALQDIAVDAQSSIVDKDGQ; encoded by the coding sequence TTGGTCAGTCGGCACACACGAATTGTCGAGAAGGTTCAAACCCGTCTTAAATTCAGACAATTGCGATTGCTTGTCGCCGTAGGGCGACACAACAATATTCAAAGTGCTGCGCGAGATCTGAATGTCTCACAACCCGCTGCGACCAAGATGATCCAGGACATGGAGCTGGATTTTGAAGTGCAGCTGTTCGATCGCACCAATCGCGGTGTCATTCCTACAGAATTTGGCAAAGCTCTGATCCGCCATGGACAATTGATCTTGGCGCAGGTTGCCAATGCCGCGCAGGAACTGGACGACCTCAATGATGGCAGCTCCGGCCGGGTCGTGGTTGGCTCACTCCTTGCCGCTTCCCCCTGGATTCTGCCCAAAGCCATTGAACGCCTGTTGGCAGAGCGTCCCAACGTGATGATCAAAGTGGTCGAAGGCACCAATGATGCCCTGATGCCAGCCTTGCGTACCGGCGAGATTGACATGGTTGTCGGACGTTTGCCCGTCAGCCGCCATCGCGATGGCACTGCTCAGCAAAAACTGTTTGATGAAAGCATTGTTGCCGTAGTAGGGAGCCATCATCCTCTGGCAGAAACCAAAGATCTTAGTTTCGAGCAGCTTAAGGATTACGGCTGGATCCTGCCACCACCTGAAACCAGTTTGCGCCGCCGGGTGGATGGCTTTTTCATCTCACAAGATGTGGCTTCACCTGCTGTATCGCTAGAGTCAGTATCCTATCTGGCCAATCGCGCACTTTTGCAGACCCAACCCCTGATTTCCTTAATGCCGAGCCATGTGCCTGAACAGGATGTGGCTCAGGGCAATCTCGCCATTCTGGATTGGGAAGTTCCCTTTGGCTCCGGTCCGGTGGGGGTGTCCTATAATGCAAAGGCGCGCCTCTCTCCTGCTGCGCAGGCTTTGTTGCGCGCCTTGCAAGATATCGCTGTCGATGCTCAAAGCAGCATCGTCGATAAGGACGGCCAATAA
- a CDS encoding TRAP transporter large permease, with protein MTAIVFALGLLMAVPVAFVLILTAIWYVFESGNTVLYDSFAQQLFSGLENYGLLAIPLFMITGELMNESGMTTRLVNAARVFVGGFRGGLAYINLLANMFMAAIIGSAASQIAVMSRAMVPAMEKDGYSRGFAAATTAAGGLLAPVIPPSMLFVIYGVLAQLPIGDMFIAGIIPGLLLSLAFAVVVTIIGLVQGFPKGEWMVRSEAISALISCLPASLIPLTIIGGILFGIATPTESAAVASFVAFLMARFSSEKLSLSRLFTLLRRTAVNSGMVIFMIAAANVFGWVVIYEALPQKLASLITTITSDPFMFLLIVNAVLLIVGMLIDGIAAVILVTPILLPIATGSYDIDPFQFGVVICINLVLGLLTPPVGVGLFIASTASGARIGEILASLWPFLLAVAVILIMLCYWPSLSTMLL; from the coding sequence ATGACTGCTATCGTTTTTGCGCTTGGCCTGTTGATGGCCGTTCCTGTTGCATTTGTGCTGATCCTGACAGCCATCTGGTATGTGTTTGAAAGCGGTAATACCGTTCTGTACGATAGTTTTGCCCAGCAGCTTTTCTCAGGTCTTGAGAATTATGGCCTGCTTGCTATTCCGCTTTTCATGATTACTGGCGAATTGATGAATGAAAGCGGCATGACAACGCGTCTGGTGAACGCAGCGCGTGTCTTTGTCGGTGGCTTTCGTGGTGGCCTTGCTTATATCAACCTTCTCGCCAACATGTTCATGGCGGCCATCATCGGCTCTGCAGCCAGTCAGATTGCAGTCATGAGCCGGGCCATGGTGCCAGCCATGGAGAAGGACGGTTATAGCCGTGGTTTTGCGGCTGCAACGACGGCGGCAGGAGGATTGTTGGCTCCCGTCATCCCACCATCCATGTTGTTCGTGATTTATGGTGTATTGGCTCAGTTGCCCATCGGCGACATGTTCATTGCTGGCATCATTCCCGGGCTGTTATTGTCCCTTGCCTTTGCCGTGGTGGTGACTATCATCGGCTTGGTTCAGGGATTTCCCAAAGGGGAGTGGATGGTGCGATCCGAGGCAATATCTGCCCTTATCTCTTGCCTTCCTGCCAGTTTGATCCCACTGACGATCATCGGAGGCATTCTGTTTGGCATTGCCACACCAACGGAATCTGCTGCTGTTGCGTCCTTCGTGGCCTTCCTGATGGCGCGCTTCTCATCCGAGAAGCTCTCCTTGTCGCGCCTTTTCACCTTGTTGCGCCGAACGGCTGTCAATTCTGGCATGGTGATTTTCATGATTGCGGCGGCGAATGTCTTTGGCTGGGTGGTAATCTATGAGGCATTGCCGCAGAAACTGGCCAGCTTGATCACAACCATCACGTCCGATCCGTTCATGTTCCTGTTGATCGTGAATGCAGTGCTGCTGATTGTTGGCATGCTGATTGATGGCATTGCAGCAGTTATTCTGGTCACGCCGATCCTGCTGCCTATCGCGACGGGTTCTTACGATATCGATCCGTTCCAGTTTGGCGTGGTCATTTGCATCAATCTGGTGCTGGGTCTGCTGACGCCTCCGGTCGGAGTGGGGCTGTTCATTGCCTCCACAGCCAGTGGAGCACGCATAGGCGAGATCTTGGCTTCGCTCTGGCCATTCCTTCTGGCCGTGGCGGTGATCCTGATCATGCTGTGTTATTGGCCGTCCTTATCGACGATGCTGCTTTGA
- a CDS encoding tripartite tricarboxylate transporter substrate binding protein, whose protein sequence is MKLANFVKATAIAAMASITALASPVVAAGWAPDEPIVLRVGFGAGGETDTMGRVLAATIEKQTGWDVVVENRPGGGGVAMLSGLVSEKPNGLVLGMAVNIPPLMMLNERPDTLPFKIDSFDYIGTIALAETSLISSSKAKFNSVEELVAYAKEKGSASIAWDAPDLKAVMQKVGADEGVKFRMVKAESGAEMIKLLLGGQVDAAFGTGAHLPFVEDGQVKILSSLSDKRLSYAPEIPTLIEAGHNFYIAPYFYVAAPGNLPADAKEALAKAMENAVAHEDVKTVVQNTVRAPANNLGPDGTRKMMHDAFGPIGKLFAK, encoded by the coding sequence ATGAAACTTGCAAACTTTGTAAAAGCCACCGCCATTGCGGCCATGGCGTCAATCACAGCCCTGGCAAGCCCTGTTGTCGCTGCCGGTTGGGCTCCTGATGAGCCGATTGTGCTACGCGTCGGGTTTGGTGCAGGCGGCGAAACCGACACGATGGGGCGTGTGTTGGCTGCGACAATCGAAAAACAGACCGGTTGGGATGTGGTTGTAGAAAACCGTCCAGGCGGCGGCGGTGTCGCCATGTTAAGCGGTCTGGTTTCGGAAAAACCAAATGGTCTTGTTCTTGGTATGGCCGTGAATATTCCGCCGCTCATGATGCTGAATGAACGGCCGGACACTCTACCCTTCAAAATCGATAGCTTTGATTATATCGGCACCATTGCACTGGCTGAAACATCGCTGATTTCCAGCTCAAAGGCCAAGTTCAACTCTGTTGAGGAGTTGGTTGCCTATGCAAAGGAAAAAGGCTCTGCCTCCATTGCTTGGGATGCTCCGGATCTGAAAGCTGTGATGCAAAAAGTAGGGGCAGATGAGGGTGTGAAGTTCCGCATGGTGAAAGCCGAAAGCGGAGCGGAAATGATTAAGCTCTTGTTGGGCGGGCAAGTCGATGCGGCATTTGGCACGGGCGCTCACCTGCCATTTGTCGAGGATGGACAGGTCAAGATTCTCTCCAGTCTTTCAGACAAGCGCTTGAGTTATGCGCCTGAAATCCCGACCCTGATCGAAGCAGGTCACAATTTTTACATCGCACCTTACTTCTATGTGGCCGCACCGGGAAACCTTCCTGCTGATGCCAAGGAAGCTCTAGCAAAGGCGATGGAGAATGCGGTCGCTCATGAAGACGTAAAGACTGTTGTCCAGAATACCGTGCGTGCGCCTGCAAATAATCTGGGACCGGACGGCACACGCAAGATGATGCATGATGCCTTTGGTCCAATCGGCAAGCTTTTTGCCAAATAA
- a CDS encoding tripartite tricarboxylate transporter permease, with product MVPFDVIMAGLSGSFAPMVLLYIFAGVVIGQFVGAVPGIGPIMAIAIAIPFTFVMDPLVGIAFLVGIGKGGLVGGAVPAVLINTPGTPDAAATALDGFPLARQGKPLKAMRMALYSSVTGDTVSDIVLITISAPLAIVALQLGPVEILFLLLFAFTVIVCLVGGSVTKGAIALLLGLLFATIGLDPEYATPRLVFGFTQLYDGVPLEAIALGILVMPEVLRRLADGIGIARPAVVIPDDQPKADKQISWVEYWECRFAMMRGASIGTLLGALPGIGSTAAAFISYASTKESSDDPKSFGRGNIAGIAAAESANSAVVGANLIPLLTLGIPGSVGAALLIGAFKIHGIQPGPLLFKQQAELIYGLFGAMIIANFFNFWVGQVGMRVWATVVKAPEAFIFSIALLLCIVGVYLGAGGMFGIYVMLICTVIGLALTAAGYSVIVFIIAFFLGSRFETTISQAYSLTEGHPAELLNYPVAVALLAVNLCFLFLFARKRFREGKNARERA from the coding sequence ATGGTACCTTTCGATGTGATTATGGCGGGCTTGTCCGGTAGCTTTGCACCTATGGTTCTGCTCTATATTTTTGCCGGTGTGGTCATCGGACAGTTTGTCGGGGCGGTGCCGGGCATTGGGCCGATCATGGCCATAGCCATTGCTATTCCATTCACCTTCGTCATGGACCCGTTGGTCGGAATTGCATTTCTTGTGGGCATAGGAAAGGGTGGCCTTGTCGGTGGGGCGGTGCCCGCTGTTCTCATCAATACACCTGGCACTCCAGATGCGGCAGCTACGGCGCTTGATGGCTTTCCACTTGCAAGGCAGGGGAAGCCGTTGAAAGCGATGCGGATGGCGCTCTATTCTTCCGTGACTGGCGATACGGTCAGTGACATCGTTCTCATCACAATCTCGGCGCCACTTGCAATCGTTGCTTTGCAACTTGGTCCTGTAGAAATTCTCTTTCTGTTGTTGTTTGCCTTTACTGTCATTGTATGTCTGGTCGGTGGTTCTGTCACAAAAGGTGCCATAGCGCTGTTGCTCGGATTGCTTTTTGCGACTATTGGCCTTGATCCGGAATATGCGACCCCGCGTCTGGTTTTCGGCTTCACCCAGCTTTATGACGGTGTGCCGCTGGAGGCGATTGCTCTTGGTATTCTTGTGATGCCAGAGGTTCTGCGCCGCCTTGCTGATGGAATAGGCATTGCTCGCCCTGCAGTGGTTATTCCGGATGATCAACCAAAAGCCGACAAACAGATCTCATGGGTCGAATATTGGGAATGTCGTTTCGCCATGATGCGTGGCGCTTCCATCGGGACATTGCTTGGTGCATTACCCGGGATCGGTTCAACCGCAGCAGCTTTTATTTCCTATGCTTCGACCAAGGAAAGTTCGGATGATCCCAAATCCTTTGGTCGTGGGAACATAGCTGGCATTGCCGCGGCAGAATCCGCCAATTCAGCTGTGGTTGGGGCCAATTTGATCCCGCTTCTCACCCTCGGAATTCCCGGAAGCGTCGGCGCAGCTCTGTTGATCGGTGCCTTCAAAATCCATGGCATTCAGCCAGGGCCGCTATTGTTCAAACAGCAAGCCGAACTCATTTATGGATTATTTGGTGCCATGATCATCGCCAACTTCTTCAATTTCTGGGTTGGGCAAGTCGGAATGCGCGTTTGGGCAACAGTCGTGAAGGCGCCTGAGGCTTTCATTTTCTCGATTGCATTGCTGCTCTGTATTGTTGGCGTTTATCTGGGAGCTGGGGGCATGTTCGGCATCTATGTGATGCTGATTTGTACCGTGATCGGATTGGCTCTCACCGCTGCTGGTTATTCCGTTATTGTCTTCATCATCGCTTTTTTCCTCGGAAGCCGTTTTGAAACGACCATTTCCCAAGCTTACTCTCTGACAGAAGGCCATCCCGCAGAATTGTTGAACTATCCGGTTGCTGTCGCACTGCTGGCGGTCAATCTATGTTTCCTGTTTCTCTTTGCGCGCAAGCGTTTTAGAGAGGGCAAAAATGCAAGAGAGCGGGCGTGA
- the kynU gene encoding kynureninase, with amino-acid sequence MSLHISREHAEMLDKKDPIACKRDEFFIEEGTIYLDGNSLGPAPKSVFDSIDVTMREEWAKGLIRSHNTAGWFMLTDTLGDKIARLLGAGQGEIVVCDTTSLNIYKTLHAALSMQPNRKRIVAEATSFPTNLYMAEGVASTCRDVSIALEGSDGDAIEDLIDEDTAIVMLNHVDYRSGVIRDVKAITELAHSMGAMVMVDLCHSAGVIPVDLRDLNVDFAVGCTYKYLNGGPGSPAYAYAAKRHHGKFTQPLSGWHGHAAPFKFEQSYRQGEGARALLCGTQHTLSMRALQSGLAIFDDVSVSELYEKGKALSDFFVSLVDGFADELGVGFYSPKDVNLRNGQVSLTHETGGYAIVQALIERGVIGDFRQPNVMRFGFAPLYLRYVDIWDAANHLHDVLKSKEWTHERFNVVATVT; translated from the coding sequence ATGTCTCTTCATATCAGCCGTGAGCATGCAGAAATGTTGGATAAGAAAGATCCAATAGCCTGCAAGCGCGATGAATTCTTTATTGAGGAAGGCACGATTTATCTGGATGGCAACTCCCTCGGGCCAGCACCAAAATCTGTTTTTGACAGCATTGATGTGACCATGCGTGAGGAATGGGCCAAAGGCCTGATCCGCAGTCACAATACGGCGGGCTGGTTCATGCTGACTGATACCTTGGGAGATAAGATCGCAAGGTTGCTTGGTGCAGGGCAGGGTGAGATTGTTGTGTGCGATACGACGTCCCTGAATATTTACAAAACACTGCATGCTGCCCTGTCCATGCAGCCGAACCGAAAGAGGATAGTGGCGGAAGCTACATCTTTCCCAACCAATCTCTATATGGCGGAAGGTGTTGCTTCAACGTGCAGGGATGTGAGTATTGCCCTGGAGGGGAGCGACGGTGACGCGATTGAAGATCTGATCGATGAAGACACCGCAATCGTGATGCTCAACCATGTTGATTATCGCTCTGGTGTCATTCGTGACGTGAAAGCCATCACGGAACTGGCCCATTCAATGGGGGCGATGGTGATGGTGGATTTGTGTCATTCCGCTGGCGTGATCCCCGTTGATTTGCGTGATCTGAATGTCGATTTTGCTGTCGGCTGTACCTACAAATATCTCAATGGTGGCCCAGGTTCTCCTGCCTATGCTTATGCCGCGAAGCGTCATCATGGCAAATTCACCCAGCCATTGTCCGGATGGCACGGCCATGCCGCTCCTTTCAAGTTCGAACAATCCTATCGTCAAGGTGAAGGCGCGCGCGCCCTACTGTGCGGCACCCAGCACACTCTGTCCATGCGTGCCTTGCAATCGGGGCTCGCCATTTTTGACGATGTGAGCGTCAGTGAGTTGTATGAGAAGGGCAAAGCCCTATCCGATTTCTTTGTTTCCCTGGTCGATGGATTTGCCGATGAGCTTGGCGTTGGGTTTTACAGCCCAAAAGATGTGAACCTGCGCAATGGCCAGGTGTCTCTTACCCATGAAACCGGTGGCTATGCCATCGTTCAGGCCCTGATTGAGCGTGGCGTGATTGGCGACTTCCGTCAGCCCAATGTGATGCGGTTTGGTTTTGCACCGCTCTACTTGCGCTATGTCGATATTTGGGATGCGGCCAATCATTTGCATGATGTGCTCAAAAGCAAAGAGTGGACCCATGAACGTTTCAATGTCGTGGCGACAGTTACCTGA
- a CDS encoding universal stress protein, whose product MAIKNILVAYNGGAASDAALHLGVQMARKYDAHLTGIMAHGISSTTRHMPAWLSAHIRQSIEETFEGHGADVRRRFHEQVTANLTADRTHWLEVEDDPDRSVATFARVFDITLVGQYENLSEQDAMLLHPDRIAYDAARPVIIAPKSYKAERLNERAVIAWDGGKTAARAMMDAMHVLETKEFVSVVTIGEDCFNRIPKRLDICALLARHGIRAEHQILPLKREGAAATLLDYCDTSDFGLLVMGAYERAKFAEDLTGGFTERVLRNITLPTFVSH is encoded by the coding sequence ATGGCAATCAAAAACATTCTTGTCGCTTACAATGGTGGTGCTGCATCAGATGCAGCCCTTCACCTGGGTGTGCAGATGGCTCGCAAATATGATGCGCATCTGACTGGCATCATGGCACACGGGATTTCATCAACGACCAGGCATATGCCTGCTTGGCTGTCGGCTCATATTCGCCAAAGCATAGAAGAGACATTTGAAGGGCATGGGGCGGATGTTCGACGCCGCTTCCATGAACAGGTTACGGCAAATCTGACGGCTGATCGAACGCATTGGTTGGAAGTTGAGGATGATCCGGACCGCAGTGTCGCAACATTTGCGCGCGTGTTCGATATCACGCTGGTTGGGCAATATGAAAATTTGTCGGAACAGGATGCAATGCTGCTCCATCCCGATCGCATTGCTTACGATGCCGCGCGCCCGGTGATCATCGCTCCCAAGAGCTATAAGGCAGAAAGGCTCAATGAAAGGGCGGTCATTGCTTGGGACGGTGGAAAGACGGCCGCGCGCGCAATGATGGATGCGATGCATGTTCTGGAGACCAAGGAATTTGTCTCGGTTGTGACAATTGGAGAGGATTGTTTCAATCGCATCCCGAAAAGACTTGATATCTGCGCGCTTCTTGCTCGTCACGGCATCCGAGCCGAGCATCAGATATTGCCGCTCAAACGAGAGGGAGCGGCCGCGACACTGCTTGATTATTGTGACACATCTGACTTCGGCTTGCTTGTCATGGGGGCTTATGAACGCGCCAAATTTGCCGAGGATTTGACCGGTGGCTTCACCGAAAGGGTTCTTCGCAACATCACACTGCCGACCTTCGTTTCGCACTGA
- a CDS encoding TRAP transporter substrate-binding protein: protein MKYWNVMKSGLAAAALACGLASSAQAAEFRLGLLTPPPHIWTKAAQSFADDLKKTSGGNHSVTVFPARQLGNEAQMLQQLQTGALDMAFLTVAEVSNRVPDLGAFYAPYLAKDISHAGRILRSEPAKDLLKTLPGKAGVVGLGYGMAGLRQIVSRVDVASAKDLSGLKLRITPFAPIFDFYEAIGAAPTPMPLPSVYDALANGQVDAIDMDAELIWVLKYYDHAKMIVQSDHMMFPMVALVSARVWKTMSKEDRAMIGKLMAKHVDGTIDSYIAKEADWLQKIQGTDRSFKKVGPDFFGDALSAWEAKWSKKAPSLAAIRKVAEETK from the coding sequence ATGAAATATTGGAACGTAATGAAATCTGGCTTGGCTGCTGCAGCTCTGGCTTGCGGGCTGGCTTCATCGGCACAAGCGGCAGAGTTCCGCCTCGGCCTGTTGACCCCGCCACCGCACATCTGGACGAAAGCAGCACAAAGCTTTGCGGATGATTTGAAGAAGACATCAGGTGGCAATCATAGCGTTACGGTCTTCCCGGCGCGCCAATTGGGCAATGAAGCGCAAATGCTGCAGCAATTGCAGACTGGTGCATTGGATATGGCCTTTTTGACAGTGGCTGAAGTCTCCAACCGCGTACCTGATCTGGGTGCCTTTTATGCGCCCTATCTTGCAAAAGACATCAGTCATGCCGGACGTATCTTGCGCTCAGAGCCAGCCAAAGATCTCTTGAAAACCCTGCCGGGCAAGGCCGGTGTGGTCGGGCTTGGCTATGGAATGGCAGGTTTGCGCCAAATCGTATCGCGTGTGGATGTTGCCTCCGCCAAGGATTTGAGTGGCCTGAAACTTCGGATCACGCCTTTTGCACCTATCTTTGATTTCTATGAAGCGATTGGTGCAGCTCCAACGCCGATGCCGCTGCCAAGTGTATATGACGCGCTTGCCAATGGTCAGGTGGATGCCATCGATATGGATGCTGAACTGATCTGGGTGCTGAAATATTATGATCATGCCAAGATGATTGTTCAGAGCGATCACATGATGTTCCCGATGGTGGCGCTTGTCTCTGCACGTGTCTGGAAGACCATGTCCAAGGAAGATCGTGCCATGATTGGCAAGTTGATGGCCAAGCATGTTGATGGCACCATTGATAGCTATATCGCCAAGGAAGCTGACTGGTTGCAAAAAATTCAGGGCACGGACCGTTCTTTCAAGAAAGTTGGTCCGGATTTCTTTGGGGACGCATTGAGCGCGTGGGAAGCGAAATGGAGCAAGAAAGCACCATCTCTTGCTGCCATTCGTAAAGTGGCAGAAGAAACCAAGTAA